CAACCAGCCCGGCCAGGGACATCTGCCAGGTGACAGAGGTTACGGCCGCCTGCACACGGTCCAGGGAGAGGCCGACGAACCACATCCCGATAACCCGGCCTGCCTCGTCCTTCAGCGGCATGTAGGCGGTGAGGTGGGGCACGCCGGCGACGTCAGCCTCCCCTAAATAGCTTTCGCCCTTCTTCAACACCGTTTCCACGACTTGGGGCGCCGCCTTGGTGCCGACCTTGCGGTTGCCTTTCTCGTCCTTGACCGTCGTGGCGACCCGGGTGTCGTCCTGGAAAACGGTCACCGCATCGCCGGTCAGGGACGTAACGTTGTCCACGACGGCGAAGTTTTCGTTCATCACCGTATCGCCCTTGTAGAGCTTGCCGTCCTTAACCGCCCAGGGCCCGGGATACTGCTGATCGATAAGCGCGTAGCTTAACGCGAGGTCCTTCTTCAAGGATTCCTGGCTGGTCTCAAACATGTGACCGCGGGTAAGATACAGCGCGATACCCAGCGAGACCGCAAGGGTCAACACGATGAGAAAGCCGACAGTAAAACGCACTATCTGCCGTAAAGACCACGTACGTTTCCTGCCGGTGTCGGGAGTTCCTGTCTTCATGTCCTAATCTCACTCTCCTTACGCGAAAACCCGAAGCTGCAACCCCGACAACAGAAGTGCGCGGCCGGCTTGCTCACTTCTCCACGCCCGTGCTTTCTTAACGATGCCCCCCAACACATTGCCGTCCGGCCCCGCCGCCTCCGGCCTCTCCATTTCGTGTTTGGTGTAGGCTCCGGACAGCTGAATCACCTCCCTTCCCTTCGTTTACCCTCGGCGGCCCGGACGTTGCCCGACAGAAGATCGACCATGCGGCAGCCATCGTAACCAGGGTGCCCGTTCTCCTCGCAGACGATGATTTTATGCCCCCACACCTCCAGGTGGACCCGGGCGCCGCGCCGGGTAATGGCGGCGGAAAGCCCGTCCACCAGCCGGACCAGGCGGTAGGCGGGTTTGAGCTCAGCCGGGAAGGTGCGGGGAAGCTCCTCTTCCTCATGGTGGTGGTAAAGGATCAGGGTGGCCACGGTGTCGCTGATGCGGTAGTCACGCGCGGCCAGGGCCGCGCTGCGGGCGGCATGCCGCCGGCCGTCCTCAAAAACGTCGGCGGGGCGTACGCGGTCCCCGACCGCCAGCCGTGGTTGGATCTTCCCCATATCGTGAAAGACGAGCGCTTCAACCAGGGGCCTTCGGTGAACGCCGATGCGGGTCGGGATCCCCTGTTGATCGAGATCCGCCAGAAGGTATAAGCAGTTGACAACGTGCTGGTAACAGCCGTCCGCGATGACCCCGGTGACGACGATTTCACCGGTATGGGGCTGGTACTCGTCCGTGTATTCCGGGATGGACCGCAGGCGTTCTTCCAGCGCGCGGTCGGGGAAAAACAGGCGGGTTATGACAAGGTTGGGTTGCGCGGCGGGCGATGGCATGGGACTCTGTTAACCTCCTGGTTATCCGTTTCACAAGGTTTGGCATAAAAAAAGACCCATGCCGGGTACGGTGAGTCCGAAGATTGATAATGGGTTTTCGGCCTCCACCCGGCAACTGGCTGGCATAGCGGTATTCCGCCTTAGCCCCTTTAGCTTTGCGCCGCCACCTTTCGGTGACTTTGCCTTGAGCGGGTTTAGTCAAGCAACCTTCAGCTTGACTTCGACATTTATTCACATTTTGTTAACAATATAGGAAGAATAAGATTTAGGCAAGGAGAGAAATACGTCATATACTGTCACAATACGGCGAAGGTGAAAGCATTAAAACCATATTCAAGTGGGAAAGAAGTAGTACACTCTTCAAGGCGCATTACGGAGAAAAGTACGGCTTCTCCAGAAAGCTGAACCACCCCTTGTGGGAAACAACGGGCCTGGTCGTCAGACCAGGCCCGTTCACCCCGGTCCGGCTTCCTCGCCGGTCAACCGGTCCCAGCCCGCCAGGGCGAGGGTGACCGGGGCCGGCGCCGGGACCGCCGCGCCGGCCATCATCTCAAGTCTTCTACCGTTGCGGAACGAAGGTAGATGTTGGACGCCTCCGTTTCGATGTCCACCCTGTACCGCCCGTTGCCGACCCGGCCGGTGGCCTTCCGTCCCCCGTCACCCCATTCCACAATGGTCAGCGGCAGGTCGGTGACGATTCTCCCCGGCCCGGTTGCGGTGACGATCACCCCCGGCCTGCTTACGGCCGTAACCTGGTAACCCTCTCCCGTCAGGGGCAGCTCGTACAACACGTTGCTGCCGCTCTTGGCGGTCACCCGCGTATCGCCGCGGATGTCGCGCAGATTCACGTACAATTCCTGTCCGTCGACGGTCACCGGCCCGGCGATGTGCGCCGCGTCCAGGAGGCCGCTGCGTCCCTCGACCCTCACCGCTCCGGCGACGCGGTTGACCAGGAGCCGGCCGTCGAACTTCGCCTCCAGGTCGCCCCGGATGTTCTCCACGATCACGCCGCCGTCGTGGTTGTCCAGGGTCAGGTTCCCGTCGATGTCCGCGATGTAGCCGTCGTGGATGAAGGTTTGGTCCAGGACGACGTTGCCCTTTACGCCGGTAATCTCCAGGGTTGCGAAGCGGGGGCCGCCGCCGTAGACCTCGACACCCAGATCGCGTCGCAGCTTGGCTACGCGCAGTTCAGTTTCGAAGCGGTTGCCGCCGCCGTAGACCTTGACATCGCCCGTGATCCCGGTGATCCTGGCCGACCCGTTAAGGCCCAGGGTCAGTGCGCCGCACAGTCCCCGCGCCGTGATCTCTTCGCCGGTGCCGGCGATGTCCACCGCCAGATGCGGCGGAACCTCCACCATGTAGTTGACCCGGATCCCGCGCACGCCCTCGTCCCTGACCCGGGGTTCCCGCAGCCGGAAGGTCAGCCGGCCGTCATCCATAACCTTTTCCACGGCCACCCGGGGGAGGTAGCGCGCCGCCTGCTCCGGCCGGTCGGCGTAGACGACGATCTCGTAGCCGAGCCGGATCTCGTCGCCCGCCGCACCCCTGAGTTCCACGCGCCCCCCGGGTTCCGGGAAACAGACGGTTTCAACCCCGGCGGTACGGTGAGTGATGGATCCGGTCCGCGCCCGGTGCGCTACCCCGTCCCCGATGGAGTAGTCCTGCGCCTCTTCGTCGAACACCCGGTGCAGGTAGTCGCCGAAGACCCCCTGGGGGCCGTGGGCCACGAAATCCTGGACCGCGAAAAACGCCAGCGCCGCGAGGACAGCGATGAATACGGTTTTCGTCCACGGTTTGCCCACTTCTTACACCTCCACTTCCCGTTCCAGGAACCACCCGTTGAGAGCGAAAAGACCGGCCGTCAGGAATAAAACGGCGGCGATGGGCGCGGTGTTCACCGTGGACGTGCTGACCTGGGCCACATTCTCCCCGACCATGTTCACGGTCCGCAGGGTGACGTCCGGCACCCAATGAAACAGGGGACTGAGCAGGGCGCCCAGCCGGAACATCAGCCAGGAGGCGACGAAGAAGGCCGTGCCGGACGCCGGACCCCGGAAGCGGGGGACCATCCGGCCCGCCAGGAAGGTGAACTGCCCCACCACCACCGCCACAACCGTGAACAGCCAGTAGCCGACGCACAACCAGAACGGCGCCGTCCACGCGTAAGGGCCGACGGCCAGTTCCCGCACCGCCCCGGGGGCGACCAGCGCGAGACCGGCGACACACAACAGGCTCAGGGCGGTGAAGCCGATCTGTACGGCCAGCGCCTTGGCCCCGATGGTCGTCCAGCCGCGCAGGGGAAGCGAGAGCAGAAGCTGAGAGGTATTCGTGTTCCACTCCACGTGCAGGCCGTAGTAGGCCGTCCCCGCCGCCCAGACCGGCAACAGCAACAGAGGCATGAAACCGTAAGATGCGATGTCATGTGGCCCCCAGACGCCCGCCCGGGACGCCAGGAAGAGGTACCAGACCACCGCCGGGACCGCGAAGACCCCGGCCGGCAGGGCGGAGGCCCTGATCTCCTTCATCAACAACCGCCGGAACGCCATCTACGCATACACCCTCTCCCACAGGTCTTGAATGGAGCAGCCGTGACCGGCGCGCAGGTTTTCCGCCGCCCCGTACAGGGCCACTCGCCCCTCACGCAGGAACAGCACCCGGTCGAACAGGCCCTCCGCCTCGGCGACCGCGTGCGTCGCGAGAATGACCGTCTGTTCGCCGAGGCGGTACTCGCCGACGATGGCGCTGAGAATCCTGGCCCGCGATGGGGGATCGATGCCCGAGAGCGGTTCGTCCAGCAGGACCAGGGGCGCGCGGCGGGCCAGGGCCAGGACCAGCTTCAGGCGGGCGCGCTGCCCCTTCGAGAGGTCCCCCACCCGCTGCGCCGCGTCCAGCTCCATGGCGCCGAGGAGTTCCGCCGCCCGCCCGGCATCCCAGTCGGCATAAAAGGCCGACACGAAATCCAGCGTCTCCCGCACCGTCATCCAGGCGTAGAGGTGGTCGATCTCCGGCAGATAGGCGACCAGCGCCCTGGTGGCGGCCGAAGGCGGCCGCCCGTCGATCAGCACCCGG
The sequence above is a segment of the Thermoanaerobacterales bacterium genome. Coding sequences within it:
- a CDS encoding cache domain-containing protein; amino-acid sequence: MKTGTPDTGRKRTWSLRQIVRFTVGFLIVLTLAVSLGIALYLTRGHMFETSQESLKKDLALSYALIDQQYPGPWAVKDGKLYKGDTVMNENFAVVDNVTSLTGDAVTVFQDDTRVATTVKDEKGNRKVGTKAAPQVVETVLKKGESYLGEADVAGVPHLTAYMPLKDEAGRVIGMWFVGLSLDRVQAAVTSVTWQMSLAGLV
- a CDS encoding ABC transporter ATP-binding protein — protein: MSDNGCIVEIDGLCKTYFRARALNGVDLRIERGLILGLLGPNGSGKSTLLKSIAGLVRPTAGRVLIDGRPPSAATRALVAYLPEIDHLYAWMTVRETLDFVSAFYADWDAGRAAELLGAMELDAAQRVGDLSKGQRARLKLVLALARRAPLVLLDEPLSGIDPPSRARILSAIVGEYRLGEQTVILATHAVAEAEGLFDRVLFLREGRVALYGAAENLRAGHGCSIQDLWERVYA
- a CDS encoding metal-dependent phosphohydrolase, which gives rise to MPSPAAQPNLVITRLFFPDRALEERLRSIPEYTDEYQPHTGEIVVTGVIADGCYQHVVNCLYLLADLDQQGIPTRIGVHRRPLVEALVFHDMGKIQPRLAVGDRVRPADVFEDGRRHAARSAALAARDYRISDTVATLILYHHHEEEELPRTFPAELKPAYRLVRLVDGLSAAITRRGARVHLEVWGHKIIVCEENGHPGYDGCRMVDLLSGNVRAAEGKRREGR